One genomic region from Listeria monocytogenes encodes:
- a CDS encoding KH domain-containing protein: MEELILSIVKPLVDHPEDVVITPEETDTSLTYKLSVSKEDMGRVIGKQGRIAKAIRTLVYAVGSKNDKKIRLEIIE; this comes from the coding sequence ATGGAAGAACTCATTCTCTCAATCGTGAAACCCCTTGTTGACCACCCGGAAGACGTTGTTATCACGCCGGAAGAAACGGATACATCGTTAACCTACAAATTGTCTGTCAGTAAAGAAGACATGGGACGCGTGATTGGTAAGCAAGGTCGTATTGCGAAAGCGATTCGTACTCTTGTCTACGCAGTTGGCTCCAAAAACGATAAGAAGATTCGTCTTGAAATTATCGAATAA